CACCCGCCCATGCTACGGATGGCCGGCAGCGAAAGAAGACCACGCTGTCGTGCAGTCCGCCCCTGGACGCCTTAGCTCGTGGTCATGACCGCTTGCTCGTGGTGCGCTCCTCGGCCCACTGGCGCAGGTGGGAGGGCTCACCCGGACGCATCGCCTGGTCGATGTGGTCGATGACGTCACCGAGTTGCCCGCAGGCGCGTTCGAGTTCGGCCTGCATCCTCATGCGTTCGGTGACGGCGACCGAGAGCAGGAGAGCGGTCAGGGCGATCGACCCGTTGAACAACTGCAGGATCGTCATCGTTTCGGACTGGTTCTTGCCGTCGAAGGCGCCGTATCCCACCACCGCGGCGTGGATGGCCATCGCCGAAGCGAGGAGTCCCACCGGCGCCGCACCGGGTAGCTGGAAGCGCCAGGCGGCCCACACGAGCAGAGGGAATGCCACGAAGAGGACGCCCAGTGACTTCTCGGTGAACAGCATCAGCCCGAACGTGGCCACCATCAACATCACGAACTCCGCAAGCCGGGCAGCGTCGACATAGCGGTACCGGCGCCACGAAAGCTTGACCATGGTCAGCAACAGCGGCGCGACGACCAGAACACCCATGGCATCTCCGGTCCACCAGGTCAGCCAGGTGGGGAGGAAGGTGCCGAGTGACACCACGCCGGTGGACAGCAGAAGCGTGGTCCCCACCGTGGAACTGATCAGCATGGCGGAGAGCGCGCCGAGGAACACCAGCGCCAGTGCGTCCTTCAGCCGGTCCAACTCGTTCCGGAAACCGACCCTTCGCAGCATCCAGAACGCACACAGACATGCCAGTGTCGTACCGAAAGCGGTGGGTATCGCCGCGATCAACGGTCCGGTGAACACGTTGACGATCGTGGACCCCAGCAGGATCCCCGGCCACATGTCGACCCCGAGGGTGAGCAGCGCAACCACCGCGACCCCGGTGGGCGGCCAGAAAGGACTGGTTCCTCCCCGATCGAGCCCGATCACCAACCCGAGCTGCGATGTGAGGCAGATGGCGGCCGCCAGGGCGAGGTTCTGGAGAACGACGAGCACGTCTCGTCGAGGCTTGCGGAACTTCATCGCCGTTTCACGGTACTCCTCGGTGAAGGCGGGCCCGTCAGACCACCGGTTCGGGGCCACCGGATGGGTAGGTCGGATGGCAACGCAACCGCCCGATGAAAGGGGCACTATGGCGGGTACGTCGGCTGTGCGGTCCGTCCTTGCCGGGCTGAGTGACACCCGGGACTGGCAGCAGGATCTCTACCGGGATCTTCATCGACACCCCGAGCTGTCCCACCAGGAGAGGCGGACTGCCGGGAAGGTCGCCGAGCGGCTCGGCAGAGCAGGATTCGACGTACACGAAGGCGTCGGAGGAACCGGTGTCGTGGGCGTGCTGCGCAACGGCGACGGCCCGACGGTGCTGTTGCGCGCGGACATGGACGCCCTGCCGGTACGCGAAACCACCGGGCTGTCGTACGCCAGCACCGCTACGGTCGCCGACGACGGACGCGGCGAGGTACCGGTCGCCCATGCCTGCGGACACGACCTGCACGTGGCCTGCCTGCTCGGCGCCGCGACACTGCTGGCCGACGGCGCCGGGCAGTGGAACGGGACGCTGATCGCGCTGTTCCAGCCTGCCGAGGAGGCCGGAGACGGCGCCAAGGGCATGGTCGACGCCGGTCTGACACAGCTGATCCCGACACCGGACGTGGCGTTGGCCCAGCACGTGTTGCCGGCGCCGGCCGGCGTCATCGGCACCCGCTCCGGGCCCGTGCTGTCGGCCGCCGACAACGTCCGGGTCACCGTGCACGGCCACGGCGGCCACGGTTCGATGCCGCAGGCGACGGTGGATCCGGTGGTGCTGGCCGCGATGATCGTGGTCCGGCTCCAGACCGTCGTCTCTCGCGAGACGCCGCCGGACGAGACAGCGGTCCTGACGGTCGGCAGCATCCAGGCGGGGACGAAGAGCAACATCATCCCCGACTCGGCCGAACTGCTGCTCAACGTGCGCACCTACAGCGAGCAGACCAGGCGGCGAATTCTGGACGCCGTACGCCGCATCGTCACCGCCGAGTGCGTTGCGTCCGGGTGCCCGCGGGAGCCCGACTTCGAACTGTTCGACCGCTATCCGGTGACCAGCAACGATCCCACCGCGACCGACCGGGTGACGCGCGCCTTCACGGAGGTCTTCGGCGAGAAGGTGCAGACGATCAAGCCGCAGACCGCGAGCGAGGACTTCAGCGACATCCCTTCTGCAATGGGAGTTCCGTACACCTACTGGGGGCTCGGCGGGATCGACGAGGACAGCTACCAGCGGGCGGCCGCCGCGGGGCGCGTCAGCCAGGACATCCCGGTGAACCACTCGCCGAAGTTCGCCCCCGTCATCCAGCCCACGCTCGATGTCGGAACGTCGGCACTGGTCGTGGCCGCCATGGCCTGGCTGGCGACCGGCTGAGGCCACCGGCTCACCTGCCGTCGGAAAGGAGATCAGCGTGAGGACGTACAGGGTCGGGTACTTCGTCGGCAGCCTCTCGTCCGCCTCCATCAACCGGATCCTCAGCAAGGCGCTGATCCGGCTGGCTCCGCGAGACCTCGAGTTCCACGAGATCCCGATCGGCAACCTGCCGCTCTACAGCCCCGACTTCGACAGTGACTTCCCGCCCGAACCGAGGGCCCTCAAGAGCGCGATCGCCGCCTCGGACGCGATCTTGTTCGTGACGCCGGAGTACAACCGATCCATCCCGGGGCCGCTGAAGAACGCGATCGACTGGGCCTCGCGGCCCAGTGGGAACAACTCGTTCGACCACCTGCCCGCGGCCGTCATCGGGGCCTCGCCCGGCAAGATCGGGACAGCCCTGGCCCAACAGGGCCTGCGCGCTGTCCTGGGTTTCTGCAACGCCAGGCAGATGACCGCCCCGGAGGCCTACATCACCTTCCAGCCCGACATGTTCAGCGCCGACGGTGACGTCTCCGACGAGACCACAGCCACCTTCCTCGCCGACTACATGCGCGAGTTCCGGGTCCACATCGAGCGTGTGCTGACCGTGATCCCGCGTCCCTGAACGAACCTCATCGTTCCGGTTCGTCGTCGGTCTGTCCTGGTGGCCGGGGCGCGTTCAGGCCGTACCGAACACCGACCATGCGGATGGCGAAGCAGGCGACGGCCGCGCCCACGGCCGCGGGTATGCCGTAGACGCCGAAGCGGATGGTGAGAACGGTGATGGTCGCCGCCACCAGGGCCGGAATCGCGTACAGCTCACTACGAAGCACCGTCGGGATCCGCTGCAGCAGGACGTCGCGCAGCGTCCCACCCCCGACCCCGGTGATCGCGCCCAGGATGACCGCCTGGGCAGGACCCAACCCCATGTCGAGGGCCTTGCTGGCACCGGTGACCGCGAACAGGCTGAGCCCGGCCGCATCGAAGACCACGATCAGCCCGGACAGCCGGTGCATCCGATGGCCGAACCCGAAGGCGATCAGGC
This Actinopolymorpha cephalotaxi DNA region includes the following protein-coding sequences:
- a CDS encoding MASE1 domain-containing protein produces the protein MKFRKPRRDVLVVLQNLALAAAICLTSQLGLVIGLDRGGTSPFWPPTGVAVVALLTLGVDMWPGILLGSTIVNVFTGPLIAAIPTAFGTTLACLCAFWMLRRVGFRNELDRLKDALALVFLGALSAMLISSTVGTTLLLSTGVVSLGTFLPTWLTWWTGDAMGVLVVAPLLLTMVKLSWRRYRYVDAARLAEFVMLMVATFGLMLFTEKSLGVLFVAFPLLVWAAWRFQLPGAAPVGLLASAMAIHAAVVGYGAFDGKNQSETMTILQLFNGSIALTALLLSVAVTERMRMQAELERACGQLGDVIDHIDQAMRPGEPSHLRQWAEERTTSKRS
- a CDS encoding amidohydrolase codes for the protein MAGTSAVRSVLAGLSDTRDWQQDLYRDLHRHPELSHQERRTAGKVAERLGRAGFDVHEGVGGTGVVGVLRNGDGPTVLLRADMDALPVRETTGLSYASTATVADDGRGEVPVAHACGHDLHVACLLGAATLLADGAGQWNGTLIALFQPAEEAGDGAKGMVDAGLTQLIPTPDVALAQHVLPAPAGVIGTRSGPVLSAADNVRVTVHGHGGHGSMPQATVDPVVLAAMIVVRLQTVVSRETPPDETAVLTVGSIQAGTKSNIIPDSAELLLNVRTYSEQTRRRILDAVRRIVTAECVASGCPREPDFELFDRYPVTSNDPTATDRVTRAFTEVFGEKVQTIKPQTASEDFSDIPSAMGVPYTYWGLGGIDEDSYQRAAAAGRVSQDIPVNHSPKFAPVIQPTLDVGTSALVVAAMAWLATG
- a CDS encoding NADPH-dependent FMN reductase; translation: MRTYRVGYFVGSLSSASINRILSKALIRLAPRDLEFHEIPIGNLPLYSPDFDSDFPPEPRALKSAIAASDAILFVTPEYNRSIPGPLKNAIDWASRPSGNNSFDHLPAAVIGASPGKIGTALAQQGLRAVLGFCNARQMTAPEAYITFQPDMFSADGDVSDETTATFLADYMREFRVHIERVLTVIPRP
- a CDS encoding trimeric intracellular cation channel family protein — its product is MTTENPLLLALDLAGTFAFALNGALTAVRVARLDIVGIVTLGMITALGGGIIRDVLIDYLPPATFSDWRYLAVAAAGSLIAFGFGHRMHRLSGLIVVFDAAGLSLFAVTGASKALDMGLGPAQAVILGAITGVGGGTLRDVLLQRIPTVLRSELYAIPALVAATITVLTIRFGVYGIPAAVGAAVACFAIRMVGVRYGLNAPRPPGQTDDEPER